In one Myxococcus xanthus genomic region, the following are encoded:
- the uvrC gene encoding excinuclease ABC subunit UvrC, translating into MDAKLLEKLDALPTEPGVYLMKDRRGQVIYVGKAINLRSRVRSYFNRTGDTRVFVSLLDQLLGDLETVLVSNEKEALLLENELIKKHRPRFNVLLKDDKQFISLRLDRTQPYPRLEVVRKYERDGARYFGPYSSAGAIRETLRVVNRFFRLRTCTDHVLANRKRPCLLHQIGRCPAPCVYPVPQEDYHRSVDEVVMFLEGKAGELVEGLRLRMKRAAQELKFEEAARIRDQLNAIERSLERQKVATTDFKDQDVFAFHREGDRILFYVLWVRQGRLNGGQAFPFGSQEFPDEELIASFVNLYYDQGSFVPEEVLLPLELEDGTGGLEALLTERKGERVRVLVPKRGEKLDLVKMAAKNAEQAFVERRRTKDETDTVLSRLQQRLGLRNFPCRMECFDISHFQGSAIVASQVAVTDGDADKSRYRKYKIKTLEKQDDFASMYEVISRRLKKGLEDNDLPDLLVIDGGKGQLASAHAAMKDVGVESVDVVGLAKSRDLEVFDRDAESARSPERIFVVGRKDPIVLSQNSAEMFMLTRMRDEAHRFAITFQKQVLRKSRVRSALEDIPGVGETRRKQLLRHFGSLKRVGDASIEELAEVVGPAMAERVHAGLHGHPEEDAEDPVREASLDDAHEPVDEKTQGGSPPGAA; encoded by the coding sequence ATGGACGCGAAGCTCCTGGAGAAGCTGGACGCACTGCCCACCGAGCCCGGCGTGTACCTGATGAAGGACCGCCGGGGTCAGGTCATCTACGTGGGCAAGGCCATCAACCTGCGCAGCAGGGTGCGCTCGTACTTCAACCGCACCGGCGACACGCGCGTCTTCGTGTCCTTGTTGGACCAGTTGCTGGGTGACCTGGAGACGGTGCTCGTCAGCAACGAGAAGGAAGCGCTGCTGCTCGAAAACGAGCTCATCAAGAAGCACCGGCCGCGCTTCAACGTCCTGCTCAAGGACGACAAGCAGTTCATCTCCCTGCGCCTGGACCGCACCCAGCCCTATCCGCGCCTGGAAGTGGTGCGCAAATACGAGCGCGACGGCGCGCGCTACTTCGGGCCGTACTCCAGCGCGGGGGCCATCCGCGAGACGCTGCGGGTGGTCAACCGCTTCTTCCGCCTGCGCACGTGCACCGACCACGTGCTGGCCAACCGCAAGCGGCCCTGCTTGTTGCACCAGATTGGCCGTTGCCCGGCCCCGTGCGTGTACCCGGTGCCCCAGGAGGACTACCACCGCAGCGTGGACGAGGTGGTGATGTTCCTGGAGGGCAAGGCGGGGGAGCTGGTGGAGGGCCTGCGCCTGCGCATGAAGCGCGCCGCGCAGGAGCTGAAGTTCGAGGAGGCCGCGCGGATACGGGACCAGCTCAACGCCATCGAGCGGAGCCTGGAGCGGCAGAAGGTCGCCACCACCGACTTCAAGGACCAGGATGTCTTCGCCTTCCACCGGGAAGGGGACCGCATCCTGTTCTACGTCCTGTGGGTGCGGCAGGGCCGGCTCAACGGCGGGCAGGCCTTCCCCTTCGGCAGCCAGGAGTTTCCCGACGAGGAGCTGATCGCCTCGTTCGTCAACCTCTACTACGACCAGGGCAGCTTCGTGCCGGAGGAGGTGCTGCTGCCGCTGGAGCTGGAGGACGGCACCGGGGGGCTCGAGGCACTCCTCACGGAGCGCAAGGGCGAGCGCGTGCGCGTCCTGGTGCCCAAGCGCGGGGAGAAGCTGGACCTGGTGAAGATGGCGGCGAAGAACGCCGAACAGGCCTTCGTGGAGCGCCGACGCACGAAGGACGAAACGGACACCGTGCTGTCCCGGCTCCAACAGCGGCTGGGGCTGCGCAACTTCCCGTGCCGGATGGAGTGCTTCGACATCTCGCACTTCCAGGGGTCGGCCATCGTCGCGTCGCAGGTGGCGGTGACGGACGGGGACGCGGACAAGTCGCGCTACCGGAAGTACAAAATCAAGACGCTGGAGAAGCAGGACGACTTCGCCAGCATGTACGAGGTCATCTCCCGCCGCCTGAAGAAGGGCCTGGAGGACAATGACCTGCCGGACCTGCTCGTCATCGACGGAGGCAAGGGGCAACTGGCCAGCGCGCACGCGGCGATGAAGGACGTGGGCGTGGAGTCGGTGGACGTGGTGGGTCTGGCCAAGAGCCGCGACCTGGAGGTGTTCGACCGCGACGCGGAGAGCGCCCGGAGCCCCGAGCGCATCTTCGTGGTGGGGCGCAAGGACCCCATCGTCCTGTCCCAGAACTCGGCGGAGATGTTCATGCTCACGCGAATGCGGGACGAGGCCCACCGCTTCGCCATCACCTTCCAGAAGCAGGTGCTGCGCAAGAGCCGGGTGCGTTCGGCGCTGGAGGACATCCCGGGCGTGGGGGAGACGCGGCGCAAGCAACTGCTTCGGCACTTCGGCTCGCTCAAGCGGGTGGGGGACGCCTCCATCGAGGAGCTCGCGGAGGTCGTCGGACCGGCCATGGCGGAACGCGTCCATGCGGGCCTTCACGGACATCCAGAAGAGGATGCGGAAGATCCCGTACGGGAGGCTTCCCTTGACGACGCGCACGAACCCGTTGACGAAAAAACGCAGGGAGGGTCGCCACCCGGGGCAGCGTGA
- the uvrB gene encoding excinuclease ABC subunit UvrB: MSDFQLVSEHSPGGDQPRAIGELTQGLLRGDRYQTLLGVTGSGKTFTMANIIANVQRPTLVMAHNKTLAAQLYGEFKALFPHNAVEYFVSYYDYYQPEAYVPSTDTFIEKDSSINDNIERMRHSATHSLRTRDDVIIVASVSCIYGLGAARSYVELAVRAAVGEEMGRDTFMRKLVEAQYKRNDLDFHRGTFRARGDTVEVFPAYEEERAVRVSFFGDEVERVTEFDPLRGVTLGALEKIVIFPASHYVAEEDVRRRAIQTIRDELSEQLQTFKREGKLLEAQRLEQRAMFDLEMIEQVGYCSGIENYSRHFSGRAAGEPPPCLIDYFPRNLLVMLDESHQTVPQIGAMYRGDRARKETLVGFGFRLPSALDNRPLKFGEFEELVPQAIFVSATPAEYELQKSQGVVVEQIIRPTGLTDPEVEIRPVGNQVDDLLEEVRQRVSRSERVLVTTLTKRMAEDLTEYFSDVGVRVRYLHSDIDAIERMAIIRDLRKGEFDVLVGINLLREGLDIPEVSLVAILDADKEGFLRSHVSLIQTIGRAARNVSGRVIMYADNVTDSMKKALEETTRRRDIQRAYNQEHGITPRSVKSNITDLSEHAAYDAGDVGALPMAAEGEDDVLQPKEIKRLIEEFTKDMLAAADEMQFEKAAEYRDRVQLLKDMDLGLKPASRSLLRAPAKAAEAEAPKKGKGRGGGGRSARARSRK; encoded by the coding sequence ATGTCGGACTTCCAGCTCGTCAGCGAACACAGTCCCGGAGGCGACCAGCCGAGGGCCATTGGCGAACTCACGCAGGGCCTTCTGCGGGGTGACCGCTACCAAACCCTCCTGGGCGTCACCGGGTCAGGCAAGACGTTCACGATGGCGAACATCATCGCCAACGTGCAGCGGCCCACGCTGGTGATGGCCCATAACAAGACGCTGGCCGCGCAGCTCTACGGCGAATTCAAGGCGCTCTTTCCGCACAACGCCGTCGAGTACTTCGTCTCGTACTACGACTACTACCAGCCCGAGGCCTACGTTCCGTCGACGGACACCTTCATCGAGAAGGACTCGTCCATCAACGACAACATCGAACGGATGCGCCACTCGGCCACCCATTCGCTGCGCACGCGGGACGACGTCATCATCGTCGCCAGCGTGTCCTGCATCTACGGCCTGGGCGCGGCCCGCAGCTACGTGGAGTTGGCGGTGCGCGCGGCGGTGGGCGAGGAGATGGGGCGCGACACCTTCATGCGCAAGCTGGTGGAGGCCCAGTACAAGCGCAACGACCTGGACTTCCACCGCGGCACCTTCCGCGCGCGCGGAGACACCGTCGAGGTGTTTCCCGCGTACGAGGAGGAGCGGGCCGTGCGCGTCAGCTTCTTTGGCGACGAGGTGGAGCGCGTCACCGAGTTCGACCCGCTGCGCGGCGTGACGTTGGGCGCGCTGGAGAAAATCGTCATCTTCCCCGCCAGCCACTACGTGGCCGAGGAGGACGTGCGTCGGCGCGCGATCCAGACCATTCGCGACGAGCTGTCCGAACAACTGCAGACATTCAAGCGCGAGGGCAAGCTGCTCGAGGCTCAGCGGCTGGAGCAGCGCGCCATGTTCGACCTGGAGATGATTGAGCAGGTCGGCTACTGCAGTGGCATCGAGAACTACTCCCGGCACTTCTCCGGCCGCGCGGCGGGAGAGCCGCCGCCGTGCCTCATCGACTACTTCCCACGCAACCTGCTGGTGATGCTCGATGAGAGCCACCAGACGGTGCCGCAGATTGGCGCCATGTACCGCGGCGACCGCGCGCGCAAGGAGACGCTGGTGGGCTTCGGCTTCCGCCTGCCCAGCGCGCTGGACAACCGCCCGCTCAAGTTCGGTGAGTTCGAGGAGCTGGTGCCCCAGGCCATCTTCGTCTCCGCGACGCCGGCGGAGTACGAGCTGCAGAAGTCGCAGGGTGTGGTGGTGGAGCAGATCATCCGCCCCACGGGCCTGACCGACCCGGAGGTGGAGATTCGCCCCGTGGGCAATCAGGTGGACGACCTGCTGGAGGAGGTGCGTCAGCGCGTGTCCCGCAGCGAGCGCGTCCTGGTGACGACGCTCACCAAGCGCATGGCGGAAGACCTCACGGAGTACTTCTCCGACGTAGGCGTGCGCGTGCGCTACCTGCACTCGGACATCGACGCGATTGAGCGCATGGCCATCATCCGTGACTTGCGCAAGGGCGAGTTCGACGTCCTGGTGGGCATCAACCTGCTGCGCGAGGGCCTGGACATCCCCGAGGTGTCCCTGGTGGCCATCCTGGACGCGGACAAGGAAGGCTTCCTGCGCAGCCACGTCTCCCTCATCCAGACGATTGGCCGCGCGGCCCGTAACGTGAGCGGCCGCGTCATCATGTACGCGGACAACGTCACCGACTCCATGAAGAAGGCCCTGGAGGAGACGACGCGCCGCCGCGACATCCAGCGCGCGTACAACCAGGAGCACGGCATCACCCCGCGTTCGGTGAAGAGCAACATCACCGACTTGTCCGAGCACGCGGCCTACGATGCGGGTGACGTGGGCGCCCTGCCGATGGCGGCCGAAGGCGAGGACGACGTCCTCCAGCCGAAGGAAATCAAGCGGCTCATCGAGGAATTCACCAAGGACATGCTCGCCGCCGCGGACGAGATGCAGTTCGAGAAGGCGGCCGAGTACCGGGACCGCGTGCAGCTCTTGAAGGACATGGACCTGGGGCTCAAGCCGGCGTCGCGCTCGCTGCTGCGGGCCCCGGCGAAGGCGGCGGAAGCGGAAGCCCCGAAGAAGGGCAAGGGGCGCGGGGGCGGAGGACGCTCCGCGCGGGCCCGGAGCCGCAAGTAG
- a CDS encoding M28 family metallopeptidase yields MMRSLPLLLALCSAPALAQRVQLTTPAEKSASGVIAPEVLRAHVRFLANDLLEGRGPGTRGDALAQAYIASQFEALGLQPLGTDGSYLQPFDLVGVTSSPKELSFQAPQGAVHLDFHTDFIAVSGVQSPESKLAASELVFVGYGIQAPEYKWDDFKGMDLRGKTLLILNSDPEDDPQLFAGKTRLWYGRWDYKYEQAAKMGAAGAIIIHTTPSAGYPWQVVQTSWTGEQFELPAAEGPRLQVKAWTTEQATRRVLQLAGKDLGALWAAAQKRDFQPVPLGVTVSSRLTNTVRRSPTANVLALLPGSDPKLSQEVVLYTAHHDHLGRKEGGKPGEDTIYNGALDNASGVSAMLNIAKAFKALPKAPRRSILFAAVAAEEQGLLGSQYLAEHPPVPHGRVAANINIDGANIHGRTRDLTVIGLGKSNLDATLVALAKTQGRVVKADQLSDRGFFYRSDQFNFAKRGIPAAYFGSGMDFIGKPEGWGKQQREVWESKHYHQPSDELRPDWDFSGAVEDIRLFFLLGAHVARQPELPRWNKGDEFEAARLQSLEALKRQDTSK; encoded by the coding sequence ATGATGCGCTCGCTGCCCCTGCTTCTCGCCCTCTGCTCCGCTCCGGCGCTCGCGCAGCGCGTGCAGTTGACGACGCCCGCGGAGAAGTCCGCGTCCGGTGTCATCGCTCCGGAGGTGCTGCGTGCGCACGTGCGCTTCCTCGCGAATGACCTGCTGGAGGGCCGTGGTCCCGGCACACGAGGGGACGCGCTCGCGCAGGCGTACATCGCTTCGCAGTTCGAGGCGCTCGGGTTGCAGCCGTTGGGCACGGACGGCTCGTACCTGCAGCCTTTTGACCTGGTGGGCGTCACCAGCAGCCCCAAGGAATTGTCGTTCCAGGCGCCCCAGGGCGCGGTGCACCTGGACTTCCACACGGACTTCATCGCCGTGTCCGGCGTGCAGTCCCCCGAGTCGAAGCTGGCGGCGTCCGAGCTCGTCTTCGTGGGCTACGGCATCCAGGCCCCCGAGTACAAGTGGGACGATTTCAAGGGGATGGACCTGCGCGGCAAGACGCTGCTCATCCTCAACAGCGACCCGGAGGATGACCCGCAGCTCTTCGCGGGGAAGACGCGGCTCTGGTACGGCCGCTGGGATTACAAGTACGAGCAGGCCGCGAAGATGGGCGCGGCGGGCGCCATCATCATCCACACCACGCCGAGCGCGGGCTACCCGTGGCAGGTGGTGCAGACGTCGTGGACGGGTGAGCAGTTCGAGTTGCCCGCGGCGGAGGGGCCCCGCCTCCAGGTGAAGGCCTGGACGACCGAGCAGGCCACGCGCCGGGTGTTGCAACTGGCGGGCAAGGACCTGGGCGCGCTGTGGGCCGCCGCGCAGAAGCGCGACTTCCAGCCCGTGCCACTCGGGGTGACGGTGTCGTCGCGCCTCACCAACACGGTGCGCCGCAGTCCCACCGCCAACGTGTTGGCGCTGCTGCCCGGAAGTGACCCGAAGCTGTCCCAGGAGGTGGTGCTCTACACCGCGCACCATGACCACCTGGGCCGCAAGGAAGGCGGCAAGCCGGGCGAGGACACCATCTACAACGGCGCGCTCGACAACGCGTCCGGTGTGTCGGCGATGCTCAACATCGCCAAGGCGTTCAAGGCCCTTCCCAAGGCGCCGCGCCGCTCCATCCTCTTCGCCGCCGTGGCCGCCGAGGAGCAGGGGCTGCTGGGCTCGCAGTACCTGGCCGAGCACCCGCCCGTGCCCCACGGCCGGGTCGCCGCCAACATCAACATCGACGGCGCCAACATCCATGGCCGCACCCGCGACCTCACCGTCATTGGCCTGGGCAAATCCAACCTGGACGCCACACTGGTCGCCCTGGCGAAGACGCAGGGCCGGGTGGTGAAGGCGGACCAGCTGTCGGACCGCGGCTTCTTCTACCGGTCGGACCAGTTCAACTTCGCCAAGCGGGGCATTCCCGCCGCGTACTTCGGCAGTGGGATGGACTTCATCGGCAAGCCGGAGGGCTGGGGCAAGCAGCAGCGGGAAGTCTGGGAGTCGAAGCACTACCACCAGCCGTCGGACGAGCTGCGTCCGGATTGGGACTTTTCCGGCGCGGTGGAGGACATCCGCCTGTTCTTCCTGCTGGGGGCCCACGTTGCCCGGCAACCGGAGCTGCCGCGCTGGAACAAGGGGGATGAGTTCGAGGCTGCCCGGCTGCAATCCCTGGAAGCGCTGAAGCGACAGGACACTTCGAAGTAG
- the cysS gene encoding cysteine--tRNA ligase — protein sequence MTPPAIRLFNTMTMQKELLQPAIPGEVGVYVCGPTVYSYIHIGNARTFTSFDVVVRYLRHRGLKVRYVRNFTDVDDKIIKAAAETGEAPVELAARYVEIFREDTRALHLLEPDFSPRVSDHLPEIIAIIQKLVDKGHAYASQGDVYFSVSSDEDYAKLSKRNLDELCVGERVQPGEQKREPLDFALWKAAKPGEPAWESPWGPGRPGWHIECSAMSAKYLGETFDIHGGALDLIFPHHENEIAQSESANGVTFARYWMHCGFLDLEGAKMSKSLGNVVRLRDALTKVDPEALRFFFLATHYRHPLSFSDKALADAETRMEYFYETLRKVDERISGKDFGKGPLHGDPQRFFTEFESAMDDDFNTAGGLGSLSGLFGMMNELTDKPPVKDKALVGRTLHALREDVRRVSSVLGLFEDAPDAWLLRRRERAVRERGIDVAEVERLLGERTAARAAKDFAAADRVRSELKEKGVEIMDTPAGTTWKVAPLQG from the coding sequence GTGACCCCGCCCGCCATTCGGCTCTTCAACACGATGACCATGCAGAAGGAGCTGCTGCAGCCCGCCATTCCTGGCGAGGTGGGGGTCTACGTCTGTGGTCCTACCGTCTACAGCTACATCCATATCGGGAATGCCCGCACCTTCACCTCCTTCGACGTGGTGGTCCGCTACCTCCGTCACCGGGGCCTGAAGGTCCGGTACGTCCGCAACTTCACGGACGTGGACGACAAGATCATCAAGGCGGCCGCGGAGACGGGGGAGGCCCCCGTGGAGCTGGCGGCGCGCTACGTGGAGATTTTCCGGGAGGACACCCGGGCGCTCCACCTGCTGGAGCCGGACTTCTCGCCGCGGGTGAGCGACCACCTCCCCGAAATCATCGCCATCATCCAGAAGCTCGTGGACAAGGGCCACGCGTACGCCTCCCAGGGCGACGTGTACTTCTCCGTGAGCAGCGACGAGGACTACGCGAAGCTGTCCAAGCGCAACCTGGACGAGCTGTGCGTGGGCGAGCGCGTGCAGCCGGGTGAGCAGAAGCGCGAGCCGCTCGACTTCGCCCTGTGGAAGGCGGCCAAGCCGGGAGAGCCCGCATGGGAGAGCCCCTGGGGCCCCGGCCGTCCGGGCTGGCACATCGAGTGCTCCGCCATGAGCGCGAAGTACCTGGGTGAGACGTTCGACATCCACGGCGGCGCGCTGGACCTCATCTTCCCCCACCACGAGAACGAAATCGCTCAGAGCGAGTCCGCCAACGGGGTGACGTTCGCCCGGTATTGGATGCACTGCGGCTTCCTGGACCTGGAAGGCGCGAAGATGTCCAAGTCGCTGGGCAACGTGGTGCGCCTGCGCGACGCGCTGACCAAGGTGGACCCGGAAGCGCTGCGCTTCTTCTTCCTCGCCACGCACTACCGTCACCCGCTGTCGTTCTCCGACAAGGCGCTGGCGGATGCGGAGACGCGCATGGAGTACTTCTACGAGACGCTCCGCAAGGTGGACGAGCGAATCTCGGGGAAGGACTTCGGCAAGGGGCCCCTGCATGGCGACCCGCAGCGCTTCTTCACCGAGTTCGAGTCCGCCATGGACGACGACTTCAATACCGCGGGCGGTCTGGGCTCGCTGTCGGGGCTCTTCGGGATGATGAACGAGCTGACCGACAAGCCGCCCGTGAAGGACAAGGCCCTGGTGGGCCGCACACTGCACGCGCTGCGTGAGGATGTGCGCAGGGTGTCCAGCGTCCTGGGCCTCTTCGAGGACGCGCCCGATGCGTGGCTGCTGCGCCGCCGCGAGCGCGCTGTGCGCGAGCGGGGCATCGACGTGGCGGAGGTGGAGCGCCTGCTGGGCGAGCGCACCGCTGCCCGCGCGGCGAAAGACTTCGCCGCCGCAGACCGGGTGCGAAGCGAGCTGAAGGAGAAGGGCGTGGAAATCATGGACACGCCCGCTGGCACGACGTGGAAGGTGGCGCCGCTCCAGGGCTGA
- a CDS encoding FHA domain-containing protein: protein MAPPNPKRPPRPPRPPGTQAPQDSDVELPFDDDEVDPLQADDPRPQRVPQFPAGSRRSRRQGPGGRANSDRELASRFDTANEYSDPGYAPAFLYVERGPGAGQLVPVKQGALVIGRSSSSDLRLQHPSISRRHAHLTRRGERFFLKDLSSQNGTFLNRHRITSEVELMPGDEVSLGNALLRLRGPGGTPALGVPAVSHDEKPPSRGALSTVGVALGAAALGSGVAALIALLSMRMAGGAEHTSPVPPPAAPQHAAAASPTVVASGAPTRLDMEVPAAGSAEKTGDTAVGAATATTENPPPEAENAPLTPKATGISALNVARGTTKQVRPVAVAPSNKRAAGARDSAAAPSDATSAKEAEVLRRYEAGDLAAARDLAQAEKLTALHGQLIRFETAEAQAKKALAQRDFPEAIAQLTLAISVDDALAHGWSKHGPPLRKQLSRLHVQVGTEHAAAGRVSEARAAFEQALKHDTGNREAREQLGRLTGASAP from the coding sequence ATGGCTCCACCGAACCCAAAGCGGCCCCCTCGGCCGCCCCGCCCGCCCGGTACGCAGGCGCCCCAGGATTCAGACGTGGAGCTGCCCTTCGATGACGACGAGGTGGATCCGCTCCAGGCTGACGACCCACGTCCCCAGCGGGTCCCCCAGTTTCCCGCCGGCTCCCGCCGCAGCCGGCGCCAGGGCCCTGGAGGGCGCGCCAACAGCGACCGCGAGCTCGCCTCCCGCTTCGACACCGCGAATGAGTACTCGGACCCCGGGTACGCGCCTGCCTTCCTGTACGTCGAGCGAGGCCCCGGCGCCGGGCAGTTGGTGCCCGTCAAACAAGGGGCGCTGGTCATCGGGCGGTCCTCCTCGTCCGACCTCCGCCTGCAGCACCCGTCCATCAGCCGCCGGCATGCGCACCTGACCCGCCGCGGCGAGCGCTTCTTCCTGAAGGACCTCAGCAGCCAGAACGGCACCTTCCTCAACCGCCATCGCATCACCTCGGAGGTCGAGCTGATGCCGGGGGACGAGGTGTCCCTCGGCAACGCCCTGCTGCGCCTGCGCGGCCCCGGTGGAACCCCTGCCCTGGGTGTGCCCGCCGTCTCCCACGACGAAAAGCCGCCTTCGCGCGGGGCCTTGAGCACGGTGGGTGTGGCCCTGGGCGCCGCGGCGCTGGGTTCGGGTGTGGCCGCGCTCATCGCGCTGCTTTCCATGCGGATGGCCGGCGGCGCGGAGCACACCTCTCCCGTCCCGCCACCGGCGGCCCCCCAGCATGCGGCCGCCGCTTCGCCGACCGTGGTCGCGTCGGGTGCGCCGACGCGGCTCGACATGGAAGTGCCCGCGGCCGGCAGCGCCGAGAAAACAGGCGACACGGCGGTTGGAGCCGCGACGGCCACCACGGAGAATCCACCTCCCGAAGCGGAGAACGCGCCCCTGACGCCCAAGGCCACGGGCATCAGCGCCCTGAACGTGGCTCGGGGCACCACGAAGCAGGTGCGTCCCGTGGCCGTGGCCCCCTCGAACAAGCGGGCGGCTGGGGCGCGCGATTCGGCGGCGGCGCCATCCGACGCCACCTCCGCGAAGGAGGCCGAGGTCCTGCGCCGCTACGAAGCGGGAGATTTGGCGGCGGCCCGGGACCTGGCCCAGGCGGAGAAGCTCACCGCGCTGCACGGGCAGCTCATCCGTTTCGAGACCGCCGAGGCGCAGGCGAAGAAGGCCCTGGCGCAGCGGGACTTCCCGGAGGCCATTGCCCAACTGACGCTCGCCATTTCCGTGGACGATGCCCTGGCACATGGCTGGAGCAAACACGGACCGCCCCTGCGCAAGCAGTTGTCGCGACTCCATGTCCAGGTCGGCACGGAGCATGCCGCCGCGGGCCGGGTGAGCGAGGCGCGCGCCGCCTTCGAACAGGCCCTGAAGCACGACACTGGCAACCGCGAGGCCCGCGAGCAACTCGGCCGGCTCACCGGCGCTTCAGCCCCCTGA
- a CDS encoding CarD family transcriptional regulator yields MQTSFKTGDKAVYPGQGVGEVMGIEHTEVAGQRQSFYVLRILENGMRIMIPINKVGSVGLREIISEEDVKQVYSILKEKDISVDSTTWNRRYREYMEKIKTGSVFEIAEVLRDLYLLKGDKDLSFGERKMLDTARSLLIKELSLAKDCSEDEIESDLKKIFNLA; encoded by the coding sequence GTGCAGACCAGCTTCAAGACTGGTGACAAGGCGGTCTACCCGGGCCAGGGCGTCGGTGAAGTGATGGGTATCGAACACACCGAGGTGGCCGGGCAGCGCCAGTCCTTCTACGTGCTGCGCATCCTGGAGAACGGAATGCGGATCATGATCCCGATCAACAAGGTCGGGTCGGTCGGTCTCCGGGAGATCATCAGCGAGGAGGACGTCAAGCAGGTCTACTCCATCCTCAAGGAGAAGGACATCTCCGTTGACTCCACGACGTGGAACCGTCGTTACCGGGAGTACATGGAGAAGATCAAGACGGGCTCGGTGTTCGAAATCGCCGAAGTGCTCCGCGACCTGTACCTCCTGAAGGGCGACAAGGACCTCTCCTTCGGCGAGCGGAAGATGCTGGATACCGCGCGCTCGCTGCTCATCAAGGAGCTGTCGCTGGCCAAGGACTGCTCCGAGGACGAAATCGAGTCGGACCTGAAGAAGATCTTCAATCTGGCCTGA